The Kitasatospora setae KM-6054 genome contains a region encoding:
- a CDS encoding tRNA adenosine deaminase-associated protein — MAYFAAVLARTGAGWDVSETELDDVETLADLTDLAREAAEDEDTVLVFIEQEDAWFAVLRIDGEDDPRIFVSDAAAAARSSYGAVLTDELIEQDGEADFDDLDGLVAGLDDEDGAVAEDGADEDDEEPVGGRGASPIGPIGDSELLTEFGLAAADLLELAGEGAAPGDALGEIAEALGCGEVLEAVR; from the coding sequence GTGGCGTACTTCGCTGCAGTGCTTGCTCGCACCGGTGCCGGGTGGGACGTGAGCGAGACGGAACTCGACGACGTAGAGACCCTGGCCGACCTGACCGACCTGGCCCGCGAGGCGGCCGAGGACGAGGACACCGTGCTGGTCTTCATCGAGCAGGAGGACGCCTGGTTCGCCGTCCTGCGGATCGACGGTGAGGACGACCCGCGGATCTTCGTCTCCGACGCGGCCGCCGCGGCGCGCAGCTCGTACGGCGCGGTGCTCACCGACGAGTTGATCGAACAGGACGGGGAGGCCGACTTCGACGACCTCGACGGGCTGGTGGCCGGCCTCGACGACGAGGACGGCGCGGTCGCCGAGGACGGGGCCGACGAGGACGACGAGGAGCCGGTCGGCGGCCGGGGCGCGAGCCCGATCGGGCCGATCGGCGACTCCGAGCTGCTGACCGAGTTCGGGTTGGCCGCGGCCGACCTGCTGGAGCTGGCCGGCGAGGGCGCCGCGCCCGGCGACGCGCTGGGCGAGATCGCCGAGGCGCTGGGCTGCGGCGAGGTCCTGGAGGCCGTTCGGTAG
- the tadA gene encoding tRNA adenosine(34) deaminase TadA, producing MQPVPTPVPTLGERPRITPLPAPERPDPVRDRWRDRMRLAIEEAALATATGDVPVGAFVLGPDGTVLGRGHNVREAVGDPTGHAEVVAIRAAAAEVGEWRLSGCTLVVTLEPCTMCAGAIVLSRLARVVFGAYDPKAGAAGSLFDVVRDNRLNHRPEVIGGVLADACTAQLLAFFDTQR from the coding sequence ATGCAGCCCGTCCCCACCCCCGTCCCGACCCTCGGCGAACGGCCGCGGATCACCCCGCTGCCCGCCCCCGAACGCCCCGACCCGGTCCGCGACCGGTGGCGGGACCGGATGCGCCTCGCGATCGAGGAGGCCGCACTGGCCACCGCCACCGGTGACGTCCCGGTCGGGGCGTTCGTCCTGGGCCCGGACGGCACGGTGCTCGGCCGCGGCCACAACGTCCGCGAGGCGGTCGGCGATCCGACCGGCCACGCCGAGGTGGTGGCGATCCGGGCGGCCGCCGCGGAGGTCGGCGAGTGGCGGCTGAGCGGCTGCACCCTGGTGGTCACCCTGGAGCCGTGCACGATGTGCGCGGGCGCGATCGTCCTCTCCCGGCTGGCCCGGGTGGTCTTCGGCGCGTACGACCCGAAGGCCGGCGCGGCCGGCTCGCTCTTCGACGTGGTCCGCGACAACCGCCTGAACCACCGGCCCGAGGTGATCGGCGGCGTCCTCGCCGACGCGTGCACGGCGCAGCTGCTGGCCTTCTTCGACACCCAGCGCTGA